The following are from one region of the Methanococcoides methylutens genome:
- a CDS encoding ABC transporter permease — protein sequence MKSRNVFVIAQKEVADHLRDSGFLVLLATYTLIVFASTYMYGSMKHEAGSVLLSSINVKMISLFCPLIGIVLGFDAVVRERKSGSLNVLLTHPLFRDNVIAGKLLGSMMVLAGIIVFSVFVSIGTLLIFYGADVGQTELIRIAVFTVLTFLYVSIFLGIAVLISTMVKDGTDSLTYNVVIWLFIGILFGGVLKVAVVILTGDTSNESVLITQLLSMSPLHHYAEAVLGELDLSFGGFNSEPVIGGIFDTGYSLTQCLKEFWMNIAVLIVTPIVLFIATFITFLRKDITL from the coding sequence ATGAAAAGCAGGAACGTATTTGTGATCGCCCAGAAAGAAGTTGCCGATCATCTCCGGGATTCCGGGTTTTTGGTGTTGCTTGCAACATATACCCTGATAGTATTTGCCTCTACATACATGTACGGCTCCATGAAGCATGAGGCAGGTTCAGTACTTCTGAGCAGCATCAATGTTAAAATGATATCCCTGTTTTGTCCCTTGATCGGCATTGTGCTGGGGTTTGATGCGGTCGTCAGAGAGCGGAAGTCGGGATCTTTGAATGTGCTATTGACCCATCCGCTATTCAGGGATAATGTAATCGCAGGGAAGTTACTTGGATCAATGATGGTTTTGGCTGGCATCATCGTGTTTTCGGTATTTGTATCCATTGGAACATTGCTGATCTTCTATGGAGCCGATGTCGGACAGACGGAACTGATTAGAATAGCTGTTTTCACCGTTCTCACATTTCTCTATGTGTCGATATTTTTGGGAATTGCAGTTCTCATCTCAACGATGGTAAAGGATGGCACCGATTCACTGACCTATAACGTTGTTATATGGCTTTTTATCGGCATCTTGTTTGGTGGAGTTCTCAAAGTTGCTGTTGTCATATTGACGGGTGATACATCGAACGAAAGTGTACTGATTACGCAGCTCTTGAGCATGTCCCCACTACATCACTATGCTGAGGCGGTTTTGGGTGAATTGGATCTTAGTTTTGGTGGATTTAACAGTGAGCCGGTCATAGGAGGTATTTTCGATACCGGATATAGCCTCACACAGTGCTTAAAAGAATTCTGGATGAATATTGCAGTGCTGATAGTGACCCCGATTGTATTGTTCATTGCAACGTTCATCACCTTTCTCAGAAAGGATATTACTTTGTAA
- a CDS encoding ABC transporter ATP-binding protein, which produces MENLKDISDTGQIGTENIIDIQGLTKCFGKQKEIVAVDSLTLNVKKGEVFGFVGPNGAGKTTTMKMLIGLLEPTSGTGRVGGFDIVREIINIREVTGVLPEPAGFYDNLTARQNLRFYAKLYDIKEDVREKRIVELLEMVGLNGAIDQKTGGFSTGMRKRFGLAQALINDPDILFLDEPTSGIDPKGAQMMRDLIKQLSREKNVTIFLSSHAMSEVEEICNRIAVIEKGNLLAVGSVEELRDMVREKEGVQYILEISNIPLQDVAGKLSDIDGVHETYARNGMLYVHADAGMRAEIANNVKLMDGTVSRFEEDRMDLQKVFLKLIKS; this is translated from the coding sequence ATGGAAAATTTAAAGGATATATCCGATACCGGTCAAATTGGTACTGAAAATATAATAGATATTCAGGGGCTAACCAAGTGTTTTGGAAAGCAAAAAGAGATCGTGGCAGTGGATTCACTTACACTAAATGTTAAAAAAGGCGAGGTTTTTGGTTTTGTAGGCCCAAATGGTGCAGGCAAGACAACAACCATGAAGATGCTGATAGGCCTGCTGGAACCCACAAGCGGTACCGGCAGGGTTGGGGGGTTTGACATTGTCAGGGAAATTATCAATATCCGTGAAGTCACGGGTGTACTTCCGGAACCTGCCGGCTTTTATGATAATCTCACTGCCAGGCAGAATCTGAGGTTTTATGCAAAGTTGTATGATATTAAAGAAGATGTCAGGGAAAAACGAATAGTTGAACTGCTGGAGATGGTGGGACTTAACGGTGCCATAGACCAGAAAACAGGTGGCTTCTCAACAGGTATGCGTAAACGTTTCGGACTTGCCCAGGCCCTGATCAATGATCCGGATATCCTGTTTCTGGATGAACCGACCAGTGGTATCGATCCAAAGGGTGCACAGATGATGCGTGACCTGATAAAACAGCTTAGCAGGGAAAAGAATGTGACCATTTTCTTAAGTTCCCATGCAATGTCAGAGGTGGAAGAGATCTGCAACAGGATAGCAGTGATAGAGAAGGGAAACTTATTGGCAGTGGGATCTGTGGAAGAACTCCGGGATATGGTCAGGGAAAAGGAAGGAGTACAATACATACTTGAAATTTCGAATATCCCTCTTCAGGATGTTGCTGGTAAATTAAGTGATATCGATGGTGTCCATGAAACATATGCTAGGAATGGTATGTTATATGTGCATGCGGATGCGGGGATGCGTGCTGAAATTGCAAATAATGTCAAACTGATGGACGGGACAGTGTCCAGATTTGAGGAAGACAGGATGGATCTGCAGAAGGTATTCCTGAAACTGATCAAGTCCTGA
- a CDS encoding ABC transporter permease has translation MKTNRNVFVIAQKEFADNLWSPKFITLLLTFIVIVFSKSYIAGIGAEGNIFGGRFLDIGQIIALFLPFMGIALGFDAMSKERESGSLNVLLTHPLYRDTIITGKTLGAMLTLAMVVFVSTITVLGTLLVTSGAELSSLILNRFVIFAILTYLFLSIFVALGILGSIITKNATKSLIYNIAIWLVFCIAFGMIVATASSIATGEKPLDLSNNDHFLEVNAVVQKLSPNHHYAMTVSGRPSFSWLGVSSEKPNVRGISDTEHTLEQWWDELWPNVIVLIVTPAFLTIMAFMAFLRQDISKDMG, from the coding sequence ATGAAAACAAATCGGAATGTGTTTGTGATCGCACAAAAAGAATTTGCAGATAACTTATGGAGTCCGAAGTTCATAACGTTGCTCCTTACGTTCATAGTAATTGTTTTTTCGAAAAGTTATATTGCTGGAATTGGGGCAGAAGGTAATATATTCGGTGGAAGATTCCTTGATATTGGTCAAATTATTGCCCTCTTCCTGCCATTTATGGGGATAGCACTTGGTTTTGATGCGATGAGTAAAGAGCGTGAAAGCGGTTCTTTGAATGTGCTTCTTACGCATCCGCTGTACAGGGATACTATAATTACGGGGAAAACACTGGGAGCAATGTTGACATTAGCGATGGTAGTATTTGTATCAACTATCACTGTTCTCGGGACACTGCTTGTAACATCAGGAGCCGAGTTAAGTTCTCTGATACTAAACAGATTTGTGATTTTTGCAATTCTCACATATCTCTTTCTCTCGATTTTCGTGGCTCTTGGCATACTTGGTTCGATCATCACAAAAAATGCAACAAAGTCACTAATATACAATATTGCTATCTGGCTTGTTTTTTGTATTGCATTTGGTATGATTGTAGCCACAGCTTCTTCCATTGCAACCGGGGAGAAACCTCTGGATCTAAGTAATAACGATCATTTTTTAGAAGTCAATGCGGTTGTTCAAAAATTATCTCCGAATCACCATTATGCTATGACGGTAAGTGGCAGGCCCAGTTTCAGCTGGTTAGGTGTTTCAAGTGAGAAACCAAACGTGAGAGGAATTTCTGATACAGAACATACGCTGGAACAGTGGTGGGATGAACTCTGGCCAAATGTTATTGTTTTAATCGTTACTCCTGCCTTTTTAACAATAATGGCATTTATGGCATTTTTACGTCAGGATATATCAAAGGACATGGGGTGA
- a CDS encoding COG1470 family protein, with product MFIILLTVPTASADWSSIAVMTGITGKVVLPGDTVEFPITIEKGHNNSDEAWCSLSIKDKNDGWSAGFYDDGDQISCLTFPENKNSPEEVILRVRPPIDTPNGAYAIWADFKPDDGDTISHEFVVNVDNEAILDLDIYSDVPGLETRPNDPVEFYVTLENDYDHRVTANINVVEKPDEWDVEFLEEDNGKYRITKTSIAANEEQTFIVKVRPCLNATDGTYPIVLNAVLENSRLGVSQQLDLTINRGIEEDKMLSIFPGTKSIELNPGSSEEVVVNLRNMGDRTLNNVELKVQDVSGVTTSVRSFGAIDELEPGESRGIPVEIKARADASPDTKEILMRGVSDEAESEDERVEVSVIKSNSSGFIGIGMVIAALLLLIFIVSKFGRR from the coding sequence ATGTTCATCATTTTACTGACAGTCCCCACTGCAAGTGCGGACTGGTCTTCAATTGCGGTAATGACAGGCATAACGGGCAAGGTTGTCCTGCCCGGGGATACAGTTGAATTTCCGATTACAATTGAGAAGGGACACAACAATAGCGATGAAGCCTGGTGTTCTCTTTCCATCAAGGACAAAAACGATGGCTGGAGTGCAGGTTTCTATGATGACGGTGACCAGATTAGCTGTTTGACTTTCCCGGAGAACAAAAACAGTCCCGAAGAGGTCATACTGAGGGTCAGGCCGCCGATAGACACTCCAAATGGTGCATATGCCATATGGGCGGATTTCAAGCCGGATGATGGTGATACCATATCACATGAATTTGTGGTCAACGTTGACAATGAGGCCATCCTGGACCTTGATATTTACTCGGACGTACCGGGTCTGGAGACCAGGCCAAATGATCCTGTGGAATTCTATGTAACGCTGGAGAATGATTATGATCATCGTGTGACTGCCAACATTAACGTTGTTGAGAAACCTGATGAATGGGATGTTGAATTTCTGGAAGAAGACAATGGTAAGTACAGGATCACAAAAACAAGTATAGCAGCGAATGAGGAACAGACTTTCATTGTCAAGGTCCGTCCCTGCCTGAATGCAACAGATGGGACTTATCCCATTGTTCTGAATGCAGTTCTGGAAAACAGCCGGCTTGGAGTTTCCCAGCAACTTGATCTCACTATCAACAGGGGAATAGAAGAGGACAAAATGCTAAGCATATTCCCGGGCACAAAAAGCATTGAGCTAAATCCCGGCTCCTCCGAAGAGGTCGTGGTAAATCTGCGGAATATGGGAGATAGGACCCTTAATAACGTCGAGTTAAAAGTGCAGGATGTTTCCGGGGTTACCACCTCGGTAAGAAGTTTTGGAGCCATAGATGAGCTGGAGCCGGGCGAGTCCCGGGGGATACCGGTTGAAATTAAAGCGCGAGCAGATGCCAGTCCTGACACAAAAGAGATACTGATGCGTGGTGTAAGCGATGAGGCGGAAAGTGAAGATGAACGGGTGGAAGTCTCTGTGATTAAATCAAACAGTAGTGGCTTTATTGGTATCGGAATGGTAATTGCAGCCCTGCTTTTGCTGATCTTTATTGTTTCAAAATTTGGGAGGAGGTAA
- a CDS encoding TolB family protein: MFNKQIKLILMFIAVVCISFQPVSASDSLKQTNATFVSDLNQTAGKDIRSLVDTSRLDIGNTLVFDVLWSPGGNRMLIDTFVSAYPKGNPRLGGVSALYSVNPDGSGITRIAWGECTSGSYGKIVTTPVWSQSGDYFAYMELLEGSMHRIESAQLFVMSNNLELIEKIDYDPGSVLCSPEWTPKWSPTEDKLVAIVSGKINVYDLDENTNFSFEMRDATADVEDMEWSPNGEKIVFLKNNHDVITLDIESREINTIFSAERLIMYGEKWSPDSKKIIFCKTKGLEESGDFSYNVYLLAECLEHPTKIITFNSGSSRVIQWYPDSERLLVKKRDGDDSYALYSLSMTGDLKKLIDGDHDLDGMVGPNGYILASVPNSGSRFPPYIETYDLFLLTGSDKLTIENVNYYAWKGTDLVFVKDNEISVLNTSTHDTRVISLPVKNSAGISLDPSGHFIAVDNYIFGLDEQALPLTTAGNDVNSTVTEVVILNNDTDDHSGVSTTMETSSKLPGFTAIIAVTGVLIAFAGTNWKKLRKDQ; this comes from the coding sequence ATGTTCAATAAACAAATCAAATTAATATTGATGTTCATTGCAGTGGTTTGCATATCTTTTCAACCCGTTTCTGCAAGTGACAGTCTGAAACAGACAAATGCAACCTTTGTATCCGATCTGAATCAGACCGCAGGAAAAGATATCAGAAGTCTTGTGGACACAAGCCGCCTTGATATCGGAAACACCCTTGTTTTTGATGTACTCTGGAGCCCTGGCGGTAATCGCATGCTGATCGATACATTTGTCAGTGCATACCCGAAAGGGAACCCTCGGCTTGGCGGTGTATCCGCACTGTATTCAGTAAATCCAGATGGTTCCGGGATAACACGGATTGCGTGGGGAGAATGTACTTCCGGTAGCTACGGGAAAATAGTTACAACGCCGGTATGGAGTCAGTCTGGTGATTATTTTGCATATATGGAATTGTTGGAAGGAAGTATGCATAGGATAGAATCTGCTCAACTTTTTGTTATGTCAAATAATCTCGAACTGATTGAAAAAATAGATTATGATCCGGGAAGTGTTCTGTGTAGTCCAGAATGGACTCCAAAATGGTCTCCAACAGAAGATAAACTAGTTGCGATTGTATCTGGAAAAATCAACGTTTATGACTTGGATGAAAATACGAATTTCAGCTTTGAAATGCGCGATGCCACCGCAGATGTAGAAGATATGGAATGGTCTCCAAATGGCGAGAAAATTGTATTTTTAAAAAATAACCACGATGTTATTACTTTGGATATTGAAAGCAGAGAAATTAATACGATTTTTTCTGCAGAGCGGCTTATAATGTATGGGGAAAAATGGAGTCCTGACAGTAAAAAGATAATTTTCTGCAAGACAAAAGGCTTGGAGGAGTCGGGCGATTTTAGTTACAATGTCTATCTTCTGGCTGAATGCTTGGAACATCCTACAAAAATTATAACTTTTAACTCGGGTTCGTCAAGGGTGATACAGTGGTATCCGGACAGTGAAAGGCTTCTTGTTAAAAAAAGGGATGGTGATGACTCATATGCACTGTATTCACTCTCAATGACCGGAGACCTGAAAAAACTGATAGATGGTGATCATGATCTTGATGGAATGGTGGGTCCGAATGGTTATATTTTAGCATCCGTTCCCAATTCCGGCTCTAGGTTCCCTCCTTATATAGAAACGTATGATCTGTTCCTGCTCACTGGATCAGATAAACTAACGATCGAAAATGTGAACTATTACGCCTGGAAAGGTACGGATCTGGTATTCGTCAAAGATAATGAGATCTCAGTACTGAACACCAGTACACACGATACCCGGGTTATATCGCTGCCAGTAAAGAATTCTGCCGGGATCAGTTTGGATCCATCCGGACACTTCATTGCTGTGGATAATTATATTTTCGGGTTGGATGAACAGGCCCTTCCTCTAACAACTGCTGGAAATGACGTGAACAGTACAGTAACCGAAGTGGTGATACTCAATAATGACACGGACGATCATTCTGGGGTAAGCACTACAATGGAGACTTCTTCTAAACTTCCCGGATTTACTGCGATTATTGCAGTTACAGGAGTACTAATTGCATTTGCCGGTACAAATTGGAAGAAATTACGGAAGGATCAGTAA